One window of Diabrotica undecimpunctata isolate CICGRU chromosome 8, icDiaUnde3, whole genome shotgun sequence genomic DNA carries:
- the LOC140447866 gene encoding uncharacterized protein yields MFVKVAVMAVACAMCSAGYVDISPYHEASSYGKLVGAPIYETPYYGGEYDGHGYGYGYGKDYDYHDYPKYKFAYGVNDPHTGDHKSQHEERDGDVVKGYYTVADPDGTLRTVHYTADDHNGFNAIVEKDGHSIHPQPVVEKVYVEPVVEKVVLEPVYEKAIYEKPFYGYENGPIGDKYGFGYY; encoded by the exons atgtTTGTGAAA GTTGCAGTAATGGCTGTAGCATGTGCTATGTGCTCCGCTGGATACGTCGACATTTCTCCATATCATGAAGCTAGTTCTTATGGCAAACTAGTAGGAGCTCCAATTTATGAAACACCCTATTACGGAGGCGAGTACGATGGCCATGGTTACGGCTATGGTTACGGAAAAGATTACGATTACCAT gATTACCCAAAATATAAATTTGCATACGGAGTCAATGACCCCCACACCGGCGACCACAAATCCCAACATGAAGAACGAGACGGCGATGTAGTAAAAGGGTACTATACTGTTGCTGATCCCGATGGTACTCTTCGTACTGTTCATTACACCGCTGATGACCACAATGGTTTTAACGCAATTGTAGAAAAAGATGGACATTCAATACATCCCCAACCGGTTGTCGAAAAAGTATATGTAGAGCCAGTAGTTGAAAAAGTAGTACTAGAACCTGTGTATGAAAAAGCTATCTATGAGAAACCATTCTACGGGTACGAAAATGGTCCTATTGGTGATAAATACGGCTTTGGCTATTATTAA